ACTCGGTGATCTTCGCGAGCGCGTGCGCCGCCCGGCGCTGCTCCAGCGTCCTCTCTTCCGCCATCAGTCCCTCCATCCGAGCGAGAACCAGCCCTGCCCGACCGTCTCGTTCCCCCCGACCTGCAGGTAGTCCCCGATCTTCTCTTTCACGTCGTCGAGGGTGCCGTTTTTGCCGTTTCTCTGGGCGAGCACCGAGTACATCAGGGTGTCGGGCGGGAGCGTCTCTTCGTACCAGAGATTCTCGCTCTTCTTGTTCGTGTCGAGCACGTTCCTGGCCTGCACGGGGAGCCCGTAGCGGGCGAACCACGCGAAGTCGTCGTCGTGCAGGATGGTGAGCCGTTCTCCGAGACGTTCTCGGACGTTCTTGTGCGGGATCAGGGAGCCGACCGCCTCCACCACGTCCTCCGGAACATCTCCCGTGACCTCGAAGCTGCGCTCCTCCAGAAAGAGCCTGCCACTCCCTCCGGCGAGGGCTCTCTTGCGCTCCACTGCGGGGATGTTGAAGCCCGCGTCCGCTTTCCCGGAGCGCTTCAGGTCGCGCTCGAGGCGCTCCAGGAGGTGCGGGCAGGTGACCCACTTGAACGCGCTCGTGAGGCTGCGCACCGGCAGGAGCAGGAGCCGGGCGTCAGAGACGAGGAGGTCGCCCGCATTGTCCTGCTCCCCGAAGATGCGCTTCGCGCCTTCGTCATCCTGCTGTCTGTAGTCGTCG
The Rubrobacter xylanophilus genome window above contains:
- the cmr4 gene encoding type III-B CRISPR module RAMP protein Cmr4; this encodes MRAKIVGMLAETFVHPGTGQTTGAIDLPVAREAATDYPFIAGSSLKGALLDDYRQQDDEGAKRIFGEQDNAGDLLVSDARLLLLPVRSLTSAFKWVTCPHLLERLERDLKRSGKADAGFNIPAVERKRALAGGSGRLFLEERSFEVTGDVPEDVVEAVGSLIPHKNVRERLGERLTILHDDDFAWFARYGLPVQARNVLDTNKKSENLWYEETLPPDTLMYSVLAQRNGKNGTLDDVKEKIGDYLQVGGNETVGQGWFSLGWRD